The genomic segment CCAGATTCCAGAATGAAAACACCGCACCCAGACTGATGGCCCAGGGCATGGGGTTGCGCAACACCCCCGCCAGCGCCTTGCGGGCGGCCACCGCCGCGCCGTGTTGCCCGGCCGCATCCATGCGTGACAAAGCCACGCACAAAGACGACGTGATCACCAAGTCCACCACAATGGTGACGATCGCAGGGCCTGCGGCCCCTGGCCCCAGCAGCGCCACCAACAAGGGCACGCCCATGAACCCCGTATTGGGGAAAGCCGCCACCAGCGCACCCAAAGACGCATCGTTCCAGCGAATCCGCGCGTTCAAACTGATGGCCACACTGAAGGCCACCATGACCAAGGCGCAGAGCAAGTAAGTGAAGAACACCCCGGCATCGAGCAACTGGGCAATCGGCGTGCTGGCCCCAAAGCGGAACAACATGCAGGGCAGGGCAAAAAACAGCACAAAGCCATTAAGGCCAGGAATGGCCTCCAAGGGCAAAAGCTTCAACCGGGCAGCGCCATAACCACACAAGACCAGGGCAAAGAAGGGGAAAGTGACGCGCAGAACTTCGAGCATGCCCGGATTATCGTGGCGATTGCGCCGCACCTTTTCACCACAGCGACATCCCGTGCGCCGCAGCCCAGCACCATGAGGTGCGGGCTACAAGTGTCCAGATTCAGGTGACTTTAAAAATTACTCACCAAAACGGCGCCGTTGTTCACAAGCAAAAGCATTTGGGTGCCATAGATGGCCAAACCGTACATGCCCGTCAATACACCGGGTAAGCTGCCCAAGCGCACCCCCGTAGAGCCGGCCGTTCCGGCCAATGTCGACACCACACCCGCTGGGGTGACTTTTCGAACCAAACTGTTGGCATAGTCGGTCACATACAAGTTGCCCGCGCTGTCGATGGCAATGCCATAGGGCTCTTTAAAACGCGCAGCGGCGCCTGTTCCATTGGTGCTACCCGAGCTACCCGCCGTGCCTGCAAACGTGGTGACCACACCGGCGGAGGTCACCTTGCGAATGGTGTGGTTGATGAGGTCCGTCACATACACATTGCCCGAGGCGTCCACGGCCACGCCCGTCGGCAAATCAAATCTAGCTGCTGTTCCGGTTCCGTCTTGGGCGCCATTTATGCCAGATGATCCCGCGAGGGTACTCACCGCCCCCGTTGAGGCCGTGATCTTACGGATGATGGAATTGCCGGTGTCGGCCACATACAGGTTGCCAGCAGTGTCTACCGCCAAACCATCCGGATTGGAAAAACGCGCATTGGCCGCGGGGCCATTGGTATCGCCCCCTACGCCTGCTGCACCCGCGACGGTGGTCACCTGTGAGTAATCGGCGCTGATCTTTCGGATCGTGTGATTGCTATAGTCGGACACATAAATATTGCCAGCGGCATCGACCGCTATACCGGTAGGGCTATTGAAACGCGCAGTGCCTCCCACACCGCCCGTACCATCAGCGCTACCTGACACGCCTGCCGCTCCGGCAATTGTCGTGACTTCACCCGCAGCCGTGACTTTACGCACCGTGTGATTCGAATTGTCTGTCACGTAGGCATTGCCATTGGCGTCATAAGCAGCACCGTATGGCGTGTAAAAACGCGCTGCAGTTCCGACGGCGTCGGTGCTGCCGCTGACAGTGGCTGCACCTGAAACAGTGCTTGCTACGCCAGCCAGCGTCAGTTTTCGAATGTTGTTATTGCCAGCGTCAGCTGCAACAAGCACATTGTTCGAAACGACCAAGCCCCACAAAGTCCCAAAACTGGCCGTCGAACCCGTGCCATCTGCTGATCCGGTCACGTTGGGGGTGCCCGCCAAGGTGCTCACAGTTGCTGTCTGGGTGATTTTTCGGACGATGCGACCTTCATCGTCAGCCACATACAGATTGTCACTGGCATCGACCGCCATCGAATTGGGACTGTTAAATCGTGCAACCCCACCGACACCGTTGACTGTGCCAGCTGCATTGGCAGCGCCAGCAAAGATAGACACGTCATCGATGGTGGAAGAGATTTTTTGAATCACGTGGTTGCCGTAATCGGCCACGTAGATGTTGTTTTGACTGTCAATGGCCAAGCCATAGGGGTTGCTGAACACGGCCGTTGCCCTGGGGCCTGGATTGGGAGGCAGCCCAAAAGCCTGTGCTGTCCCGGCATACGTCGACACCGTCCCGTCCGGTAAGATTTTCCGAATCACGTGGTTGGCTTGCTCTGCGACAAACAAATTGCCCAGGCTGTCAAATGCGAGCGCAACCGGCCTTGAAAATCGGGCAGCGGCCCCGATCCCGTCGGTACTTCCCGCGGTCCCGGCAACACCCGCAAAAGTGGTGACCACGCCCGCAGAAGTAATTTTTCGGATGGTGTGGTTGTCTGAATCAGCGACAAACACCACCCCTGTCGAATCGACGGCAATGCCGTGAGGCGAGTTGAATTGCGCCGCAGTACCAGTGCCGTTGGCCGTGCCAGAAACACCCGACCCTCCCGCCAAAGTGGTCACCACGCCCTGCGCGCTGATTTTTCGGATGGCGTGGTTGTAAGCATCCGCGACGTACGTGTTGCCAGCGCTGTCGGCTGCCATCCCGCGTGGGCCATAAAAGGCGGCTTCCGAGACCGAACCATCCAAGTTGCCAGGTCCAAAGATATTTCCAACAAAATGAACCATGGAAGCGATGGGGGTGTTTTGATTACCACCGCAACCCAGCAGACTGAAGGCGAGCATGGCTGCTGCGCAACCTTTTGCTAACTTCATACCAAACCTCGCGAAATTGTTAAAAAAAATTCGCAAGGATGATACTGGATTGATGGGATTACTCCGTCATGTCGGCGTGCTTTGACAGGTCATTCCACAGGTCATGCTTCAACGCCCAGCTGCTGCGCTGCAGCGAGGGTTCAGGCCAGCCTGGTATCGAGCCTCAGAAATCCCAGCCGATAACCGGTCAAGAATTCGGGGGTGAGCTGGGTGTTCAACAACAACGCCACTTTTTCAAGGTGCTCTCGAGCAGTGCTGCTCAGCACCGCACTGTTGTATATGACGAAATGGGTCTTGTCGTCCACCGAGCGCTCCAACTGGGACCAGTTCATCCACTCGATCTCTGCATTGATGAATATGTGCTTGATCTTGGCATGGGCATTCAACAATTCCATCGGGTTTGAAACGGTTTGAAAGCAATCGTCACCCCCCAAACGATCGAACGCGATGGGGTCTTGGTTGTCGCCGTGCCAGATATAGAAACCCACCTCTGACTGTGGCGGCTGAGCAGGTTCATGCGCCAAGTCCAAAGCCATGTTGTTGCGTTTCTTGAAGTTGATCAGCTCACCATAAGAAATTCGACGGTGGCCGCCCGGGGTCAAATACCCCGTGAGAACACCCGCATCAACCAGCTTTTGCACCGTCCCCACGGACATGTTCAGTTTTTTGGCCGCAAAAGCTGTCCCCACATACGCATGGCCATCGTGAGATTTGGGATTCATTTCAATTTCCTTCTGGGTTTGATTTCTCGATTCCACGCAGTAATTATCAATACCTCCAAAAAGAAAAAAATAGCTTGTTTTTGCCATTTGATGGCTTTGAACTGCCTCATTGAAGTCATTCGCAGTGGCCTTGGAAGCCCCAAAAAAAAGCTGGCAACAAAGCCCATCATCAGCACCCTTTGGTGAGGTGCATACGCTGGGCCGGAAAAAGATGGCTCATGTCCACGTGCGCTTGGCCTCAACCCAAAGCGTTAGTCTGCCGCCTCACCCTCACTGGTAGGTCATGTTGAACGTGACCACCCCGCGCACATTGCCCGCCGTGGCCTGGCCGGTGGCGTAGTAGCGTGCCGAAAAGTTCGCGCTGTAGGTGCCCGACGTGATGCCCGTGGCGATGGTGGACGTCGCGTTGTTGGCAATCGGGTTGTTGTTCGCATCGCGAATCTGGATTTCCACATTGCCCGCAGGCGACGTGGCGCTGTTGGCAATGGTGGTGGCGGTCGCGCCAGGCGTGAATGACCAATTGGCGTTGGCTATGTAGGTGCCTGTGGCTAGGGCCGAGCAGCCGGTCAGTGTGATGGAAAACGGCTGCACCCCGGCCGTGTCACCGGAATTTCTCAACTGCAGCTGCGAGACGGTTGGCAAGGTGACGGTGGACGTTGAGGGGGTCACTACGCAAGCAGTAGTTATAGCCCCCAGGGTAACGGGCGTGGGGTCGGCGTAATTGCCACCGTTATATGCAGTAGCCGTCATCGGAAAGTTCGTGGTGGAGGTGTTGATGGCTGCGCCCGATGTGCTGACCACCACGTTCAACGAAATGGTGACGACACAACCATAGGATGCCTGTGCGCTGACGCCCAGAACAAAGCCGTTTGCGTCCCAGCGGGTGGAGTAATTGGGCCCTGGCGTTGAGGACAAACTTCCATTGACGCTGTGGTCTTTGTTGCACGCATTCCAATCCGATATGGTGGAGGTCGGGGTACTAATGGGCGTGATGATCAAGCCGCCTGCAAAAGTCCGGGGCGTGTTGCCCATAAACAATTCAACAATGCCCAGTCTATAGCCTGAATCATCAGAGGCGCAATTTGCCGTAGCGGTCAGGGTGCCTGTGTAAATGGTGATGCCCGCAGACGGGTTTTGGCTCACCAAAAACTTTCCACCCCCTGCGCCATCGGTGCGCAAATTGGCGTGGGGCGTGAAGGTGGTGTTCATATTGACGCAAACAAAGGTGGCTGCATGCGCCGTACCAGCCGACAAGGCCCAGACCCCGGCCAGCAGCACCAGCGTCTTCAGCCAGCGGCGCACGTTGAGAAGTTGAGAAATGAAAGCAGTCATGGTGCGGGGCGGTCAGTGGGTGAATGGATCAGGATGAGGACCTGGGGTCGTTGAGGGGTGTGGCGCACTGCCGTGTCGGTTCAGTTGGCACTCAGCTGCACCCCGTCTGCGGGGGTTGTGCTGGGCGCGGTACCGATGACAGGCTGAGCACCCGGTTTGCCCGGGCGCTGCACCGTGCGGCATTGGCCCTGGATGTGCTGGATGGCGGCCCGGTTGCCGGTGGCGGGAACCTGGTAGGCGATCTCGCACAGCTCGCCTTGGGGGCCGTCGATGTCCACATACAACACACCACTGGCCAGGGCCACGTGGGCTTGCAGCTTGCCGCCCTGCCCGATGGCCCCAACCACCTGCCCTGACGCGTCGGTCACCGAGGCGCCAAAGGGCAGTCGGCTGCCTTTGTCGGCGTCGAGTTGCATCACGAGGAAGTAGCTTTTTTCGGTCTCAAATTTGACGTAGCTGACGGTGCCTGCCCGTGGCACGACTTTTTCGGTGGAGTTTTTGAAGCTGGTGTCAAAGCCGAGGTTGTTGCTGTCGATCTCAATCGCGTTCAGCGCATAGGGCTCGAGGTAAGGGATCACCGCAAAGTGGCGGTCATTGATGTTGACGCGGTGGAGGTAGCGCAACGAGGCGCCTTCGGCCCCAGGGGCTTCGACGATGGCCACGGTGTCACCAAGGGTTTGCGACGCGGTCACGCCGCCCCGGTGCACCACCAACCCGCCCGATGCGCTGAACGAGTACTGCGTGTAATGGCGGCCTTGACCCAGCGAGGCGCGCAGCGTGGCTTTGTCGCCGGTGTAACTGCCGTTGAGCCCGGAGGTGGTGCCTTGGGCTCCATCGGAGGCCGACAGGCCGTAGCCGTATTCTTGCTGTGCACCCAAGGTGCCGTACACCGACGCTTGTGTGGACGTCGGAACCACGTTGCCCGTGTTCACAGAAACGTGTGCGGAGGGCGCAGCTCTGCCCGAGCCCAATGGCATGGACACGGTGACCGTCAGGCGGTCATCTTGCCTGGCGTTGGTGTAGGTGCGGATGGCGGACAAGCCCAGCTGGACAGCGCCCCAATGCCTGTGCCAGCCGACTTGGTATTGCGTGGAAGGGGGCACGCCTTTCCAAGCGGTGGATTTGGCGTAATTGGCGAACAACGAGCCCGCACGGCCCAGGTTTTGGCTCAGCGAAAGGTCCAGCCGTTTTTTCACGGGCCCGGCCAAGGTGCCAAAAAACCGACCTGGGCTGAGCTGGCCAATGGCCTCGCGCAGACCGTAGTAGTCCTCGGAACTTTGCAAATAGGTGGCCAGGGCCACGTTGGTTTTTGTGGCGGGCACCACGGCTGTCCAGCCGAATTTGTGGCTGTCGCCTTTGTAGCGCAGCCCGGTGGGCGTGGTCAGGTCCGATTGCAAGCTGGCCGCCGAGAAAGAGCCCAAAGGCGTGCCCAAGGTGACCCCCAAGCTGTGGGCCCGGTAGGCGTCAGAGGCCACAAAGCCGCCGTTGAGTGTCAACCAATCGTTCAGGCCATATTGCAAGGTCCCGACGGTCATGTGCACATTGGTCGTGAGGTTGCCTTCGTCCAGCTCGCCCGTGGACAGGTGGTAGCGCACACTGCCTGCACGCAAGAGCTGCGGCGTGGACGCATAAGGCACCACGTAACTGAATTGGATGCCACTGTTCTCGGTCACGGTCACGGTCAGGTCGCCGCCGTAGCCGGTGGCGTAGAGGTCATTGATTTCAAAAGGCCCGGGGGCAACCGAGGTTTCATAGATCACCATGCCGTTTTGTGACACCGTCACCTTGGCGTTGGAGTTCGCAGTGCCGCGAATGGTGGGCGCATAGCCCCGCATGGAACTGGGCAGCATGCGCTCGTCGCTGGCCAAGGTCAGGCCGCGCATGGATGCGCTGCCGAAAAACGTGCCTTCTGTGTAGGTCGAACCCAGCGTGAGTGAGCCCTTCAAGGGGGTGACATCGGTGCGCACATGGGTGTTGAGGGATCGGTACTGGTTCAACTTGCCTTGGTTGCCGGTCAAGGTGCCGGTGTGCCGCAAGCGAAATGCGCCGATATTCAAACCTGCTTGCAAACCCAAAAAAGTGCTGCTGGTGGTCGTGGCCGAGCCGTTGGACGTGCGGGTGTTGTACTGGTTGAAGTTGTAGTTGAGGGTGCCCGCTGTGACGCCGTCGCTCCATTCGCTGGGGGAGACATGCCCACGGGGTTTGCGCAGCAGGAATTTTTGGGGGACGGTCAGCTCCAGACGCAAGTCGCTGAAGACCACCTGCGCGGTCGCATCGGGCACCTGCTGTGGCAAATTCAGGCACGCATTTGAGGGATCGGCGCTGTTGGGACGAGCGGCTGGCGGTGCGCTCTGGCCAGTTTCTTTGGCCACGCCTTCGTAGTCGATCGGGATTTGCGCCATCAAGGTGCCGCTCAGACACGCCACGGCCGTGGCTTCGGATTCGGCCTCTTGGACCTGCACGTCATGTTTGCCCAGCCAGGTGCTGTTGAGGTACACATCCAGCCGGTAACGCCCGGCCATGACGGGGTTGCCTTTGGCAAATTTTTGGATGTCTTTGCCACGCACACCGCCAAAGAGCATGCTGCTGTCAAATTCCACCAGGGCCAGCTCTTGCGCTGGCGTCTGTTTGGTTGTGGTGGCCTGCCGCTGGAGTCCATTGGCATGGCCGATACCGGTCAAACTGGCGGCCACCAAAGCCCACCCGGTGCATGCGAGGGGCTTCATTTTTTGTGCGCCCCCAGGTGAAAGACCGCGTCGCTGGTGGCACCCAAGTCGTCAATCACTTTGTAGCGCACGTCGGTGATTGGGGTGCTTTTGTCGGCCTTCTCGGCCAGCTCAAACGTCACGGATTCGGAGGCGTTGGGGGCGATCATGGTGAACATGGGTTTGCTCACGCGCACACCCTGGCTTTGCAAACTGACATCGCCAATGGAGATGTAATAGGGCGTGGGGTTGAACAC from the Limnohabitans sp. 2KL-27 genome contains:
- a CDS encoding AEC family transporter, giving the protein MLEVLRVTFPFFALVLCGYGAARLKLLPLEAIPGLNGFVLFFALPCMLFRFGASTPIAQLLDAGVFFTYLLCALVMVAFSVAISLNARIRWNDASLGALVAAFPNTGFMGVPLLVALLGPGAAGPAIVTIVVDLVITSSLCVALSRMDAAGQHGAAVAARKALAGVLRNPMPWAISLGAVFSFWNLELMGPVNKTVSLLADAASPVALFTIGAVLARSQLLAHERPDGPLRSADYLPIALIKLVLHPVLVLLVGLTAIQWGVPIEPFALQVMVLVAALPSASNVSLLAERLGADNGRIARIILVTTAVAFLTFSGAVAFFKA
- a CDS encoding NHL repeat-containing protein — protein: MKLAKGCAAAMLAFSLLGCGGNQNTPIASMVHFVGNIFGPGNLDGSVSEAAFYGPRGMAADSAGNTYVADAYNHAIRKISAQGVVTTLAGGSGVSGTANGTGTAAQFNSPHGIAVDSTGVVFVADSDNHTIRKITSAGVVTTFAGVAGTAGSTDGIGAAARFSRPVALAFDSLGNLFVAEQANHVIRKILPDGTVSTYAGTAQAFGLPPNPGPRATAVFSNPYGLAIDSQNNIYVADYGNHVIQKISSTIDDVSIFAGAANAAGTVNGVGGVARFNSPNSMAVDASDNLYVADDEGRIVRKITQTATVSTLAGTPNVTGSADGTGSTASFGTLWGLVVSNNVLVAADAGNNNIRKLTLAGVASTVSGAATVSGSTDAVGTAARFYTPYGAAYDANGNAYVTDNSNHTVRKVTAAGEVTTIAGAAGVSGSADGTGGVGGTARFNSPTGIAVDAAGNIYVSDYSNHTIRKISADYSQVTTVAGAAGVGGDTNGPAANARFSNPDGLAVDTAGNLYVADTGNSIIRKITASTGAVSTLAGSSGINGAQDGTGTAARFDLPTGVAVDASGNVYVTDLINHTIRKVTSAGVVTTFAGTAGSSGSTNGTGAAARFKEPYGIAIDSAGNLYVTDYANSLVRKVTPAGVVSTLAGTAGSTGVRLGSLPGVLTGMYGLAIYGTQMLLLVNNGAVLVSNF
- a CDS encoding excisionase family DNA-binding protein translates to MAKTSYFFLFGGIDNYCVESRNQTQKEIEMNPKSHDGHAYVGTAFAAKKLNMSVGTVQKLVDAGVLTGYLTPGGHRRISYGELINFKKRNNMALDLAHEPAQPPQSEVGFYIWHGDNQDPIAFDRLGGDDCFQTVSNPMELLNAHAKIKHIFINAEIEWMNWSQLERSVDDKTHFVIYNSAVLSSTAREHLEKVALLLNTQLTPEFLTGYRLGFLRLDTRLA
- a CDS encoding fimbrial protein; translated protein: MTAFISQLLNVRRWLKTLVLLAGVWALSAGTAHAATFVCVNMNTTFTPHANLRTDGAGGGKFLVSQNPSAGITIYTGTLTATANCASDDSGYRLGIVELFMGNTPRTFAGGLIITPISTPTSTISDWNACNKDHSVNGSLSSTPGPNYSTRWDANGFVLGVSAQASYGCVVTISLNVVVSTSGAAINTSTTNFPMTATAYNGGNYADPTPVTLGAITTACVVTPSTSTVTLPTVSQLQLRNSGDTAGVQPFSITLTGCSALATGTYIANANWSFTPGATATTIANSATSPAGNVEIQIRDANNNPIANNATSTIATGITSGTYSANFSARYYATGQATAGNVRGVVTFNMTYQ
- a CDS encoding fimbria/pilus outer membrane usher protein, with product MKPLACTGWALVAASLTGIGHANGLQRQATTTKQTPAQELALVEFDSSMLFGGVRGKDIQKFAKGNPVMAGRYRLDVYLNSTWLGKHDVQVQEAESEATAVACLSGTLMAQIPIDYEGVAKETGQSAPPAARPNSADPSNACLNLPQQVPDATAQVVFSDLRLELTVPQKFLLRKPRGHVSPSEWSDGVTAGTLNYNFNQYNTRTSNGSATTTSSTFLGLQAGLNIGAFRLRHTGTLTGNQGKLNQYRSLNTHVRTDVTPLKGSLTLGSTYTEGTFFGSASMRGLTLASDERMLPSSMRGYAPTIRGTANSNAKVTVSQNGMVIYETSVAPGPFEINDLYATGYGGDLTVTVTENSGIQFSYVVPYASTPQLLRAGSVRYHLSTGELDEGNLTTNVHMTVGTLQYGLNDWLTLNGGFVASDAYRAHSLGVTLGTPLGSFSAASLQSDLTTPTGLRYKGDSHKFGWTAVVPATKTNVALATYLQSSEDYYGLREAIGQLSPGRFFGTLAGPVKKRLDLSLSQNLGRAGSLFANYAKSTAWKGVPPSTQYQVGWHRHWGAVQLGLSAIRTYTNARQDDRLTVTVSMPLGSGRAAPSAHVSVNTGNVVPTSTQASVYGTLGAQQEYGYGLSASDGAQGTTSGLNGSYTGDKATLRASLGQGRHYTQYSFSASGGLVVHRGGVTASQTLGDTVAIVEAPGAEGASLRYLHRVNINDRHFAVIPYLEPYALNAIEIDSNNLGFDTSFKNSTEKVVPRAGTVSYVKFETEKSYFLVMQLDADKGSRLPFGASVTDASGQVVGAIGQGGKLQAHVALASGVLYVDIDGPQGELCEIAYQVPATGNRAAIQHIQGQCRTVQRPGKPGAQPVIGTAPSTTPADGVQLSAN